One genomic segment of Microbacterium sp. ProA8 includes these proteins:
- a CDS encoding NTP transferase domain-containing protein gives MRICGIVLAAGAGARYGSPKGLAHTPDGEPWVARAVRTLREGGCDEVLVVVGARADEVAALVPDDAGLVEAADWAAGLSASLRAGLRAAQGARHGPEDGAEDAASADPGSTAAAAFDAVVVMPVDTPDAPASVVRRVIATLRRGAPLVQAVYGGVPGHPAAIAHSHFAALAAALDGDRGARPYLVTHGVFEVECGDVWSGADIDHR, from the coding sequence GTGCGCATCTGCGGCATCGTGCTCGCGGCCGGCGCGGGCGCCCGATACGGGTCGCCGAAGGGTCTCGCGCACACCCCGGACGGCGAGCCCTGGGTCGCTCGGGCCGTCCGCACGCTGCGGGAGGGCGGCTGCGACGAGGTGCTGGTCGTCGTCGGCGCGCGCGCGGACGAGGTCGCAGCACTCGTGCCGGACGACGCCGGGCTGGTCGAGGCCGCAGACTGGGCCGCCGGACTCTCAGCGTCGCTGCGGGCGGGACTGCGCGCGGCGCAGGGCGCGCGGCACGGCCCGGAGGACGGCGCGGAGGACGCGGCATCCGCTGATCCGGGGTCCACGGCTGCTGCGGCGTTCGACGCCGTCGTCGTCATGCCCGTCGACACCCCCGATGCGCCGGCATCCGTCGTTCGTCGAGTGATCGCGACGCTTCGTCGGGGAGCCCCCCTCGTTCAGGCCGTCTACGGCGGTGTGCCGGGGCATCCCGCGGCGATCGCCCACTCGCACTTCGCCGCGCTGGCGGCCGCGCTGGACGGAGACCGCGGTGCACGACCGTATCTCGTCACCCACGGCGTGTTCGAGGTCGAGTGCGGCGATGTCTGGTCGGGAGCCGACATCGACCACCGGTGA
- a CDS encoding 2-hydroxyacid dehydrogenase, which translates to MSSGIRNLVVSVPTEELAADLGELPAGVELVVWPMDAAAPRPRFDMVVPPYMSMARVLERLEDVEVGLVQGQSIGYDGVADILPEGLPFANAASVHETSTAELAVGLAIAAQRHIDAFAVDTAGGRWAPVFAQSLADRRVLLLGYGGVGKAVAARLAPFEVELIPVASRARDEDGVAVHGIDELPALLPRAEIVVLTLPGGDATKNLVDDAFLSALPDGALVVNVGRGSLIDTEALVDHVGRGRIRAALDVTDPEPLPEGHALWSLPGVLITPHVGGASSAMRPRVAKLVRTQIERLVAGEPPLNVVLGD; encoded by the coding sequence GTGAGCAGTGGCATCCGGAATCTTGTCGTCAGCGTCCCCACCGAAGAACTCGCCGCCGATCTCGGGGAGCTCCCCGCGGGCGTCGAATTGGTGGTGTGGCCGATGGATGCCGCGGCCCCCCGCCCGCGGTTCGACATGGTGGTGCCGCCGTACATGTCGATGGCGCGGGTGCTCGAGCGCCTCGAGGACGTCGAGGTCGGGCTCGTCCAGGGCCAGTCCATCGGCTACGACGGCGTCGCCGACATCCTGCCGGAGGGCCTCCCCTTCGCCAACGCCGCCTCGGTGCACGAGACCTCGACCGCCGAGCTGGCGGTAGGCCTCGCGATCGCGGCGCAGCGGCACATCGACGCGTTCGCCGTCGACACCGCCGGCGGCCGGTGGGCGCCGGTCTTCGCACAGAGCCTCGCCGACCGCCGAGTGCTGCTGCTCGGCTACGGGGGCGTCGGCAAGGCGGTCGCCGCACGGCTCGCACCCTTCGAGGTGGAGCTGATTCCGGTCGCCTCGCGGGCACGCGACGAGGACGGCGTGGCCGTCCACGGCATCGACGAGCTGCCCGCCCTGCTCCCCCGCGCCGAGATCGTCGTGCTGACGCTTCCCGGCGGCGACGCGACGAAGAACCTGGTCGACGATGCGTTCCTGTCGGCGCTGCCCGACGGCGCGCTGGTCGTCAACGTCGGACGCGGGTCGCTGATCGACACCGAGGCGCTGGTCGATCACGTCGGCCGCGGCCGCATCCGCGCGGCGCTCGATGTCACCGATCCCGAACCGCTGCCCGAAGGGCACGCGCTGTGGAGCCTTCCCGGGGTCCTCATCACCCCGCACGTCGGCGGAGCCTCGAGCGCGATGCGCCCGCGCGTGGCGAAGCTCGTGCGCACCCAGATCGAGCGCCTCGTCGCCGGCGAGCCGCCGCTCAACGTCGTCCTGGGCGACTGA
- a CDS encoding DUF1761 domain-containing protein, with protein sequence MVPEINYWAVLIATASSMVVGSIWYTPKVFGTRWAKLANVDMDRPGASAVVPIVVTLIVSFITAWVLAGATSIAWHFYGGGYLLAAVGTGVILWAGFTAARFITHDAFEGRPSSLTVLNIAHELVTIVIMALIIGVWPPAGTV encoded by the coding sequence GTGGTTCCCGAGATCAACTACTGGGCGGTGCTGATCGCGACGGCGTCGAGCATGGTCGTCGGCTCGATCTGGTACACGCCGAAGGTGTTCGGCACGCGATGGGCGAAACTCGCGAACGTCGACATGGACCGGCCGGGCGCCAGCGCCGTGGTGCCGATCGTCGTCACCCTGATCGTGAGCTTCATCACGGCGTGGGTGCTCGCCGGCGCGACGTCGATCGCCTGGCATTTCTACGGTGGCGGGTATCTGCTCGCTGCGGTGGGCACGGGTGTCATCCTGTGGGCGGGCTTCACGGCCGCGCGGTTCATCACCCACGATGCGTTCGAGGGCCGGCCGTCGTCGCTGACGGTGCTGAACATCGCCCACGAGCTGGTGACGATCGTCATCATGGCTCTCATCATCGGCGTGTGGCCGCCCGCCGGCACCGTGTGA
- the purQ gene encoding phosphoribosylformylglycinamidine synthase subunit PurQ, producing MTARIGVITFPGSLDDRDAQRAIEIAGGEPVALWHGSHDLDGVDGLVLPGGFSYGDYLRAGAIAALAPIMSEVKDAAAQGMPILGICNGFQMLVEAHLLPGGLIRNAHQQFIRRDQRLRVENNDTAWTSDFASGQEIVIPLKNADGGYIASEDELDRLEGEGLVTFRYVGVNPNGSLRDIAGISNERGNVVGLMPHPEHAVEPGFGPDTADAMRSGVDGRSFFTSAIAAVVAQAA from the coding sequence ATGACCGCCCGCATCGGCGTCATCACGTTCCCCGGCTCGCTCGACGACCGCGACGCGCAGCGCGCGATCGAGATCGCCGGCGGTGAGCCCGTCGCCCTCTGGCACGGCTCGCACGACCTCGACGGGGTCGACGGCCTCGTGCTTCCCGGCGGCTTCAGCTACGGCGACTACCTGCGCGCCGGAGCGATCGCCGCGCTCGCCCCGATCATGTCGGAGGTGAAGGATGCCGCAGCCCAGGGCATGCCGATCCTCGGCATCTGCAACGGCTTCCAGATGCTCGTCGAGGCGCACCTGCTCCCCGGCGGCCTGATCCGCAACGCGCACCAGCAGTTCATCCGCCGCGACCAGCGCCTGCGCGTGGAGAACAACGACACCGCGTGGACCAGCGATTTCGCCTCCGGCCAGGAGATCGTGATCCCGCTGAAGAACGCCGACGGCGGCTACATCGCCTCCGAGGACGAGCTCGACCGCCTCGAGGGCGAGGGCCTCGTCACCTTCCGGTACGTGGGCGTGAACCCGAACGGCTCGCTGCGCGACATCGCCGGCATCTCCAACGAACGCGGCAACGTGGTCGGCCTCATGCCGCACCCCGAGCACGCGGTCGAGCCCGGCTTCGGCCCCGACACCGCGGACGCCATGCGATCGGGCGTCGACGGCCGGTCGTTCTTCACCTCGGCCATCGCCGCCGTGGTGGCCCAGGCCGCCTGA